The Nitrospira tepida genome includes a window with the following:
- a CDS encoding CBS domain-containing protein: MINETTPGSSRTASLDRSIDRLRQHLAQLVPLIAEWKDHQDKVLDDFDSKAEQLIREALGDTSRMVEAYEYAQLGAAAGLVNFPDEAPEGGETTRDHKRESLNQRKRVLESCIAELEADRAAVVAQSGHDVEAVIGPHVAHHMTSELRSVHVNASLKEAGRLMQQWAVGSLLVTDDKAFVGLVTDSDLAREVVAKGLDPAITKVKACMRSPIPAIEGDRPIIEAVRMMKDRATRHLAVTDRGEITGLISVSNILRYYSGVV, encoded by the coding sequence ATGATCAACGAGACCACGCCTGGCTCTTCGCGCACAGCCTCTCTGGATCGCAGCATCGACCGGCTTCGGCAACATCTCGCGCAGTTGGTGCCTTTGATCGCCGAATGGAAAGATCATCAGGACAAGGTGCTCGACGACTTCGATTCCAAGGCAGAGCAACTGATACGAGAGGCCTTGGGCGACACGTCCAGGATGGTGGAAGCCTATGAGTATGCGCAGCTCGGAGCCGCCGCCGGGCTCGTAAATTTTCCTGACGAGGCGCCGGAGGGCGGGGAGACCACCCGCGATCACAAGCGGGAAAGTCTCAACCAGCGCAAGCGGGTGCTGGAAAGCTGCATTGCCGAGTTGGAAGCCGACCGGGCGGCGGTCGTCGCTCAGAGCGGGCACGATGTCGAGGCCGTGATCGGACCCCATGTGGCTCATCATATGACGTCCGAGCTGCGCAGCGTGCACGTGAATGCTTCCCTTAAGGAGGCAGGCCGGCTTATGCAGCAATGGGCGGTCGGGTCGCTGCTGGTGACCGACGACAAGGCCTTTGTCGGGTTGGTCACGGATTCCGATTTGGCCCGCGAGGTCGTCGCGAAAGGCTTGGATCCGGCGATCACCAAGGTGAAGGCCTGCATGCGCAGTCCGATCCCCGCCATTGAAGGCGATCGGCCGATCATCGAGGCCGTGCGGATGATGAAGGACAGGGCCACTCGGCACCTAGCCGTCACGGACCGGGGAGAGATCACCGGCCTAATCTCGGTCTCGAATATCTTGCGTTATTACTCCGGCGTCGTGTGA
- a CDS encoding pseudouridine synthase — MDLTTPAPTIVFNKPYGVLPCFTDPERRPTLADYIKLPGVYAAGRLDFDSEGLMILTSNGVLIHRVTDPEHAWPKVYLVQVERVPDEHALRRLRQGVMLKGVRTRPAEARLLSDEPELPERPVPIRYRKSVPTAWLELTIREGQNRQVRRMTAAVGHPTLRLVRVAIGPITLGTLRPGEWRPATKRELGELLG; from the coding sequence ATGGACCTGACCACGCCAGCTCCTACCATCGTCTTCAATAAACCGTACGGCGTGCTGCCCTGTTTTACCGATCCGGAGAGACGGCCGACCTTGGCGGACTATATCAAGCTCCCCGGCGTCTATGCGGCCGGCCGGCTGGATTTCGACAGCGAGGGGCTGATGATCCTGACGTCGAACGGCGTCTTGATCCATCGCGTCACCGATCCAGAGCATGCCTGGCCGAAGGTCTATCTGGTTCAGGTGGAGCGAGTCCCTGACGAGCATGCGCTGCGTCGGCTTCGCCAGGGGGTCATGCTGAAGGGTGTGCGGACGAGACCAGCCGAGGCGCGGCTGTTGTCCGACGAGCCGGAACTGCCCGAGCGTCCTGTTCCGATTCGATACAGAAAAAGTGTCCCAACTGCCTGGTTGGAGTTGACGATCCGAGAGGGACAGAACCGTCAAGTGCGTCGAATGACGGCTGCGGTCGGGCATCCGACATTACGGCTGGTCCGGGTCGCGATCGGGCCGATCACCTTGGGGACGCTTCGGCCCGGCGAATGGCGGCCGGCGACGAAGCGCGAGCTGGGTGAGTTGCTGGGCTGA
- a CDS encoding spirocyclase AveC family protein gives MLFACPSETPLYNKGGMSDPQTAQPCSLPLRSYGYVLLVLLILFSGRVLAQLIQAWVPVRFLPPFDAWHSGVLPYPALVLIQLIIIGLCLGAVWKVLAGSVVLSPRKGRILLALGLVYFGVMALRLAVGVFLAPDHFWFGARLPTLFHLVLAAFVLLYGRLHSACRRERTERSREGVL, from the coding sequence CTGCTTTTTGCTTGTCCGTCGGAGACACCCCTCTACAATAAAGGCGGAATGAGCGACCCGCAAACCGCCCAACCATGCTCCCTTCCGCTCAGGTCCTACGGGTATGTGCTCTTGGTTCTGTTGATCCTGTTCAGCGGGAGGGTCCTGGCTCAGCTCATTCAAGCGTGGGTTCCCGTTCGGTTTCTCCCGCCGTTTGACGCCTGGCACAGCGGGGTGCTCCCCTATCCGGCGCTCGTCCTCATCCAACTCATCATCATCGGTCTGTGCCTCGGCGCCGTCTGGAAGGTGCTGGCTGGTTCAGTCGTGTTGTCGCCACGGAAAGGAAGAATCCTGTTGGCGTTGGGGCTGGTTTATTTCGGCGTGATGGCCCTGCGGTTGGCGGTGGGGGTGTTCCTGGCCCCGGATCACTTTTGGTTCGGCGCCAGGCTCCCCACTCTGTTCCACCTCGTGCTGGCGGCCTTTGTGCTGCTCTACGGCCGTCTTCACTCTGCCTGTCGCCGAGAGAGGACTGAACGGAGCCGTGAGGGAGTGTTATGA
- a CDS encoding sterol desaturase family protein — protein sequence MKRLMQYGAYPVVMTVCVAFHFVLIDRDVGSLMAAYVPVTLGALLVTLLELYLPYRRAWRPSPGEVAHDSLFLTTVQVLLPKCLSFAAVLVIFHWLQGETWSLRAWWPSYWPVGWQAWWMVVLADGMRYWLHRLSHEWEPFWRFHAVHHAPHKLYWLNVGRFHPIDKALQFLFDSVPFIVLGVGEDVLSLYFVGYAVNGFFQHCNIDVRLGLLNYLISGPELHRWHHSMVKDESNRNYGNNLIIWDLVFGSRYLPADQEVETLGLVNRRYPEGFMDQMAAPFTRHLDQRAA from the coding sequence ATGAAGCGGCTGATGCAATATGGCGCCTATCCGGTCGTCATGACGGTCTGTGTCGCCTTCCACTTCGTTCTCATTGATCGAGATGTCGGATCCCTTATGGCTGCCTACGTCCCGGTGACGCTGGGCGCGCTGCTCGTCACCCTGCTCGAACTGTATCTGCCCTATCGGCGAGCGTGGCGACCCTCCCCGGGCGAGGTGGCCCATGATTCCTTGTTCCTGACGACCGTTCAGGTCTTGTTGCCCAAATGCTTGTCGTTTGCCGCGGTGCTGGTCATCTTCCACTGGCTCCAGGGGGAAACCTGGTCCCTGCGCGCCTGGTGGCCTTCGTACTGGCCGGTCGGATGGCAAGCGTGGTGGATGGTCGTGCTTGCGGACGGGATGCGGTATTGGCTCCATCGCCTCAGTCACGAATGGGAGCCGTTCTGGCGATTTCATGCGGTGCACCACGCACCGCACAAGCTGTATTGGCTCAACGTCGGGCGGTTTCATCCCATCGACAAGGCCTTGCAGTTCCTCTTTGACAGTGTGCCCTTTATCGTGCTGGGAGTCGGCGAGGACGTCCTGAGCCTGTACTTCGTGGGATATGCGGTCAACGGCTTTTTCCAGCATTGCAATATTGATGTGCGGCTCGGCCTCCTGAATTACCTCATCAGCGGGCCAGAGTTGCATCGCTGGCACCATTCCATGGTGAAGGACGAATCCAACCGCAATTACGGCAACAACCTCATCATCTGGGACCTCGTATTTGGCTCACGATATTTGCCGGCAGATCAGGAGGTCGAGACCTTGGGTCTGGTCAATCGACGGTATCCTGAGGGATTCATGGATCAAATGGCCGCACCCTTCACCCGGCATCTCGATCAGCGGGCGGCCTGA
- a CDS encoding GH3 auxin-responsive promoter family protein codes for MHDRLLNAAVRASMWVIERRDWAPFIRKTCRPGPVQEALLQRILARQAETAFGQQHRFRALRTFDDYRRAVPIQVYEDLRPYIEGQEQTSERRVNADPPLLYAQTSGTTGKPKLIPILSDTARGIRLYQRLFAFAQYQGAPGVYQGKTLVIAGATIEGHLPTGTGYGAMSGVMTDSLPWAIRRKSCLPDAVRGLADYGQKYRHIAACALAEPSLSVLATPNPSTILKLLEVIRREYPELIEALSSRRGHAGAAPVPLPAASPARLSHLRALIGQEDRLTLASLWPSLRAVVTWTGGNCALLIPKLTALLPQGAAIIEMGYLSSECLGSLNVDVVRNRCVPTLHEQVFEFVEAHHWERDQPPTVTLDQLEEGRKYSVIVTTSNGLYRYAMNDIVEVTGRFNQTPAIRFVQKGKGVTNITGEKVYEHQVIQAVEDVAKSVGTSCEFFMMLADVDEGRYRLYLEPPPDEPCLERMVDERLAGLNVEYKAKRESGRLQLLHVCLLEPGTGEAYKRHCLQNGQREAQFKLVRLQYAHECQFGFTSHARESSH; via the coding sequence ATGCACGATCGCCTGCTCAACGCGGCCGTTCGCGCCTCCATGTGGGTGATCGAGCGGCGGGACTGGGCTCCCTTCATTCGGAAGACCTGCCGTCCCGGACCGGTTCAAGAGGCCCTGCTCCAACGCATTCTGGCCAGGCAGGCGGAGACGGCCTTTGGACAGCAGCACCGGTTTCGGGCTCTTCGCACGTTCGACGACTATCGCCGGGCCGTGCCGATCCAGGTCTATGAGGATTTGCGGCCCTACATCGAGGGCCAGGAACAGACGAGCGAACGCCGAGTCAACGCCGATCCGCCCTTGTTATACGCGCAGACGAGCGGCACCACGGGGAAGCCGAAGCTGATTCCGATTCTGAGCGACACGGCTCGCGGGATCAGGCTCTATCAACGACTCTTCGCCTTTGCGCAATATCAAGGGGCGCCAGGGGTCTACCAAGGAAAGACCCTGGTCATCGCGGGTGCGACGATCGAAGGGCACCTGCCGACCGGGACCGGCTACGGGGCGATGTCCGGTGTCATGACGGATTCGCTCCCCTGGGCCATCCGGCGAAAATCCTGCTTGCCGGATGCCGTGCGCGGGCTCGCGGATTACGGTCAGAAGTATCGGCATATTGCGGCCTGCGCGCTGGCCGAGCCGTCGCTGTCTGTCCTCGCTACGCCCAATCCCTCGACCATTCTCAAGTTGCTGGAAGTTATCCGCCGGGAATATCCCGAGCTGATCGAAGCGCTGTCATCCCGACGGGGTCATGCTGGAGCCGCCCCTGTGCCGCTGCCGGCCGCCTCGCCCGCGCGGCTGTCCCACCTGCGGGCATTGATCGGACAGGAGGATCGCCTGACGTTGGCGTCGCTCTGGCCGTCTCTTCGCGCGGTGGTGACCTGGACCGGAGGCAATTGCGCGCTGTTGATTCCGAAGCTGACGGCCCTGTTGCCACAAGGTGCCGCCATCATTGAAATGGGGTACCTCTCGAGCGAATGTCTGGGAAGCCTGAATGTCGACGTGGTGCGCAATCGTTGTGTGCCGACCCTGCATGAGCAGGTCTTCGAGTTTGTGGAGGCCCATCACTGGGAACGGGATCAGCCGCCCACCGTGACGCTCGACCAACTCGAAGAGGGACGGAAATACTCCGTGATCGTGACAACTTCCAACGGCCTGTACCGCTATGCGATGAACGACATCGTGGAGGTGACGGGGCGGTTCAATCAGACGCCGGCGATTCGCTTCGTCCAAAAGGGAAAGGGCGTTACCAACATCACGGGAGAAAAAGTCTACGAGCATCAGGTGATCCAGGCGGTCGAGGATGTGGCAAAGTCAGTCGGGACAAGCTGTGAGTTCTTCATGATGCTCGCGGATGTGGATGAAGGTCGATACCGGCTCTATCTGGAGCCTCCGCCTGACGAACCCTGTCTCGAGCGCATGGTGGACGAGCGACTGGCTGGACTGAACGTCGAGTACAAGGCAAAGCGAGAGAGCGGCCGGCTACAGCTTCTGCACGTGTGCCTGCTCGAGCCCGGCACCGGCGAGGCCTATAAACGACATTGCCTCCAGAACGGGCAACGGGAAGCGCAATTTAAACTTGTGCGGCTGCAGTATGCCCACGAGTGCCAGTTTGGTTTCACATCCCACGCGAGGGAATCGTCCCATTGA
- a CDS encoding mandelate racemase/muconate lactonizing enzyme family protein: MKISSLHLTFLEIPFKQTVSHASASRSVTESVLVTAHSTEGLVGVGEGCPRRYVTGESVESARAFVETHRRIWEQWSTLNDLRCWAASHEALIDCNPAAWCALETACLDLLGKELCRPIESLLSVPCLSGPFRYSAVLGTDNPETFQQQLALYLAIGFTDFKIKVTGNVPMDRHKIDRLKESSDPGLPVRLDANNLWKTPQEASDYVERLNYPFWAIEEPLQVGDYDGCRVLSRELGLPIILDESFLRTEQFASIQDTPSTWIINIRISKMGGLLRSLAVAERAKEVGIPIIVGAQVGETSILTRAALTVANAYRDMVVAQEGAFGTYLLEREICQPVLMFSKEGRIAIDSLNTAPGLGLTVAT, encoded by the coding sequence TTGAAGATCAGCAGCCTCCATCTGACGTTCCTTGAGATTCCCTTCAAGCAGACCGTGAGTCATGCGTCCGCCTCCCGGTCCGTCACCGAGAGCGTTTTGGTCACGGCCCATTCCACAGAGGGATTGGTGGGGGTCGGAGAAGGCTGTCCGCGGCGCTATGTGACGGGGGAATCCGTGGAATCAGCCAGGGCTTTTGTCGAAACTCATCGACGCATCTGGGAACAATGGTCCACTCTCAATGATCTGCGATGTTGGGCGGCAAGCCATGAAGCACTCATCGACTGCAATCCCGCCGCCTGGTGCGCGCTCGAAACGGCCTGTCTCGACCTGTTGGGGAAGGAGTTGTGCCGCCCGATCGAGTCGCTGCTTTCGGTCCCCTGCCTATCGGGGCCTTTCCGCTATTCCGCGGTGTTGGGAACCGACAACCCGGAGACCTTCCAGCAACAACTGGCCCTATACCTTGCCATCGGCTTCACCGACTTCAAGATCAAGGTGACCGGAAATGTTCCGATGGACCGGCACAAGATCGACCGTCTCAAAGAATCCTCGGATCCGGGACTTCCTGTCCGTCTCGACGCGAATAATCTGTGGAAGACCCCGCAGGAAGCCTCCGACTATGTCGAGCGTTTGAACTATCCGTTCTGGGCGATAGAAGAACCACTTCAAGTCGGCGACTACGATGGCTGTCGGGTCTTGTCGCGGGAGTTGGGGCTTCCGATCATCCTGGATGAGAGCTTTCTTCGGACCGAACAGTTTGCGTCGATTCAGGATACGCCATCGACCTGGATCATCAATATTCGCATCTCCAAGATGGGCGGCCTGCTGCGATCGCTTGCCGTGGCGGAACGGGCGAAGGAGGTCGGCATACCGATCATCGTCGGCGCACAGGTCGGGGAAACCAGCATTCTCACACGAGCCGCTCTTACCGTGGCCAATGCCTATCGAGATATGGTGGTCGCGCAAGAAGGGGCCTTCGGGACTTACCTGTTGGAACGCGAGATCTGCCAGCCGGTTCTGATGTTCAGCAAAGAAGGACGGATCGCGATTGATTCACTCAACACTGCGCCAGGGCTGGGGTTGACGGTCGCCACGTGA
- a CDS encoding ATP-binding protein: MGETRVDLEHLLEDLRDAYPSSLEETILTEIIANSLDSGADRIALAADPASSTLTVIDNGSGMQRTAMRRYHDIASSTKVRGQGIGFAGVGIKLGLLVCEEVMTETRRGKTHVATRWHLASHHRAPWNWMPPPGLVGEQGTAVRLKLRTPLSPLLDPGFIEGALRRHFQPLLEPLFDSILAPHYPKGIAFEIDGRVIERHPAQAPDEAPLAIRMARRRKPSAVGYLLRQAAPLPEDQRGVAVSTLGKVIKRGWDWLGLTPSQSERITGVIEVPDLAASLTLNKGDFIRTGARGATYLAYRKAIQEAVSRQLETWGDARTGTPEASSRLMRPLERDLDRVLEELSDDFPLLASLVERKAGGQKRLPIKSGNLDLESNSFTAVATPPAGAGPTDSAIPDQPPATAPPPEQDAATTEPPSPSVPPPASTTLPGQGRSRAPMRYGLGIQFEDRPDDAELGRLVESTVWINQAHPAYRRALASRSVGYHISLAVALALAPLAVEPAQEHTFLTRFLAYWGQALEQPQGGRRRRR; encoded by the coding sequence ATGGGCGAAACTCGGGTTGATCTCGAACATCTGCTGGAGGACCTGCGGGACGCCTATCCCTCGAGCCTCGAAGAAACGATTCTTACGGAGATCATCGCCAACTCGCTCGACTCCGGGGCCGACCGGATCGCCCTCGCGGCCGATCCCGCGTCGTCCACTCTGACCGTCATCGATAACGGCTCCGGCATGCAGCGAACGGCGATGCGCCGGTATCACGATATCGCCTCCAGCACGAAAGTGCGCGGGCAAGGCATCGGGTTTGCCGGCGTCGGGATCAAGCTCGGTCTCCTGGTTTGCGAGGAAGTGATGACGGAAACCAGGCGCGGCAAGACTCATGTGGCGACACGTTGGCATTTGGCGTCGCACCACCGTGCGCCTTGGAACTGGATGCCTCCGCCGGGACTGGTCGGTGAACAGGGCACCGCGGTGCGGCTCAAGCTCAGGACCCCACTGTCTCCGCTGTTGGACCCCGGATTCATCGAAGGAGCGCTGCGTCGGCATTTCCAACCGTTGCTGGAACCGTTGTTCGATTCCATTCTGGCTCCTCACTACCCAAAAGGCATTGCATTCGAAATCGATGGGCGGGTGATCGAACGGCATCCCGCGCAGGCGCCCGATGAAGCGCCCTTAGCGATTCGCATGGCCCGTCGGCGCAAGCCTTCGGCGGTGGGATATCTGCTGCGCCAAGCCGCACCGTTGCCTGAGGATCAACGGGGCGTCGCCGTCAGTACATTGGGCAAGGTCATCAAACGAGGGTGGGACTGGCTGGGTCTCACTCCGTCACAGTCCGAGCGGATCACCGGCGTGATCGAAGTGCCGGATCTGGCCGCCTCGCTCACCCTCAACAAGGGAGATTTTATCCGGACGGGCGCCCGAGGAGCGACCTATCTCGCCTATCGCAAGGCGATCCAAGAAGCCGTCTCCCGGCAACTGGAGACCTGGGGCGATGCGCGCACCGGAACTCCGGAAGCCTCGTCCCGCCTCATGCGTCCGCTGGAACGGGACCTGGACCGTGTGCTGGAAGAATTGTCCGATGACTTTCCGTTGTTGGCCTCGCTGGTCGAGCGCAAGGCCGGAGGCCAGAAGCGGCTGCCGATCAAGAGCGGGAATCTTGACCTTGAAAGCAACAGCTTCACGGCGGTGGCAACCCCGCCAGCCGGTGCAGGACCGACCGACAGTGCGATTCCCGATCAGCCACCAGCAACGGCTCCGCCGCCTGAACAAGACGCCGCAACGACCGAGCCGCCGAGTCCCTCGGTCCCACCGCCGGCCTCCACCACGTTGCCGGGCCAGGGCCGTTCCCGTGCTCCAATGCGGTATGGGCTCGGAATTCAGTTCGAGGATCGGCCCGACGATGCCGAGTTGGGACGGCTCGTCGAATCCACCGTCTGGATCAATCAGGCCCACCCCGCATACCGGCGAGCGTTGGCCTCCCGCTCCGTGGGCTACCACATTTCGCTCGCCGTCGCCCTCGCGCTCGCCCCGCTGGCTGTGGAGCCGGCTCAGGAACATACCTTCCTCACCAGATTTCTTGCCTACTGGGGCCAGGCACTTGAGCAGCCGCAAGGTGGCCGGCGACGCAGGCGATGA
- a CDS encoding HNH endonuclease has translation MNMPNLCIYCRNELAGSNPPSVSHCFPDAIGGLSYTTNTVCVTCNNQINSQVENPVIRGLAFFQNIWRIESRRGKVPRLRAVLRIAGLEGDVVLDETGTPVGPMVLKSDKKSSSKSFSVIGRGDQVEEKRLEIERKYPSVQWTELPLGNTAESEVRIELNLCGDKFRRLAAKVAFERLSQIRASEIFLGQEFDDIRRFIRDGEGASLCCGLVSDLQLLNGSLNFPLPNHGVAIIGHPQDPILGAFVTFYGLFPYWVVLSTRYTSLMSFDDLLLEHPQRRVEEHPVLRQNLGSVRVNWSQMIEKYKAGKQESVRIVRDYAIEKFRSALDEYYGKQST, from the coding sequence ATGAATATGCCCAATCTCTGCATCTACTGTCGCAATGAACTGGCCGGCAGTAATCCGCCATCTGTCTCTCATTGTTTTCCGGATGCAATCGGAGGATTGTCCTATACGACGAATACGGTCTGCGTGACTTGTAACAACCAGATCAATAGTCAGGTTGAAAATCCCGTGATTCGAGGTCTGGCTTTCTTCCAAAACATCTGGCGCATTGAGAGTAGAAGAGGGAAGGTTCCTCGTCTGCGGGCGGTCCTGCGGATCGCGGGACTGGAGGGGGATGTCGTGCTTGATGAGACAGGCACTCCCGTCGGCCCCATGGTGCTTAAGTCCGACAAGAAGAGTAGTAGTAAATCTTTTTCGGTGATCGGACGCGGCGATCAGGTTGAAGAAAAGAGGTTGGAGATCGAAAGGAAGTATCCATCTGTCCAATGGACTGAACTCCCATTGGGAAATACCGCGGAGTCAGAAGTAAGGATCGAGCTTAATCTCTGCGGCGATAAATTTCGCCGTTTGGCTGCGAAAGTTGCCTTTGAGCGGCTGAGCCAAATTCGAGCATCGGAAATTTTTTTGGGCCAGGAATTTGATGATATACGACGGTTTATCCGAGACGGGGAAGGAGCTTCCCTGTGCTGCGGACTGGTCTCGGACCTTCAGTTGTTGAACGGATCACTTAATTTTCCGCTTCCGAATCACGGAGTGGCAATAATCGGACATCCGCAGGACCCTATCCTGGGGGCATTCGTGACGTTTTATGGACTCTTTCCCTATTGGGTCGTGCTATCAACCAGATATACGTCCCTAATGTCGTTTGATGATCTGCTACTCGAGCATCCGCAACGAAGAGTAGAAGAGCATCCAGTGCTCAGGCAAAATCTTGGAAGCGTGCGAGTCAACTGGTCACAAATGATCGAGAAGTACAAAGCAGGTAAGCAAGAATCGGTTAGAATTGTGCGCGATTACGCAATAGAGAAGTTTCGTTCGGCTCTTGATGAGTACTATGGAAAGCAAAGCACCTGA
- a CDS encoding molybdopterin-dependent oxidoreductase, whose protein sequence is MNLGRRTILKLAGLTAAAGLTGCDAVGSVFGRMFAMPPRETIYLTPNSKFYVVNYMDSPFNISRDLNQEQWRLHVKGEVKKPMNLGWRDVLNRDSFDQVVTLMCIDTLSGGDSLGNAVWRGVSLKQLLLDAGADEELARDVVFRGADGYDDSIPFERAMRDDVMLAYLMNGEKLPKEHGFPLRLIVPGLYGIKNVKWITEIEVYGGDYKGYWQRKGWTDDGTIKVFSRIDSPGHYQALRGPERQFRGIAFGGPNTIEKVEISFDAGRSWDEAELEPPLSPYSWVIWNYTWRPPKRGKFQVVVRATDVKGRLQIAEIARPMPDGASGYHTIIADVESIETAKSV, encoded by the coding sequence ATGAATCTCGGACGACGAACTATCTTAAAACTCGCGGGGCTGACCGCCGCCGCAGGCCTGACCGGCTGCGATGCGGTGGGGAGTGTCTTCGGCCGCATGTTTGCCATGCCGCCGCGAGAGACAATTTACCTCACACCAAACAGCAAATTCTATGTCGTCAACTACATGGATTCACCGTTCAATATCTCCCGGGATCTCAATCAAGAGCAGTGGCGCCTCCACGTCAAAGGCGAGGTCAAGAAACCCATGAATTTGGGTTGGCGGGATGTGCTGAACCGGGATTCCTTCGACCAAGTGGTCACCCTCATGTGCATCGATACGCTCTCCGGCGGCGACAGCCTCGGCAACGCCGTGTGGCGAGGTGTCTCGCTGAAGCAACTGCTTCTCGATGCCGGCGCCGACGAAGAGCTTGCACGCGACGTGGTGTTCCGTGGCGCGGACGGCTACGACGACAGCATTCCGTTCGAGCGCGCCATGCGGGATGACGTCATGCTCGCCTATCTCATGAACGGCGAGAAACTGCCCAAGGAACACGGCTTCCCGCTGCGTCTGATCGTCCCGGGCCTGTACGGCATCAAGAACGTCAAGTGGATCACCGAAATCGAAGTCTACGGAGGTGACTACAAGGGTTACTGGCAGCGTAAAGGCTGGACAGACGACGGCACGATCAAAGTGTTCTCGCGCATCGACAGCCCCGGCCATTACCAAGCTCTCCGCGGCCCGGAGCGGCAATTCCGCGGGATCGCATTTGGCGGCCCGAATACCATCGAAAAGGTCGAAATCAGTTTTGATGCGGGCCGGAGCTGGGATGAAGCCGAGTTGGAGCCGCCGCTCTCTCCCTATTCGTGGGTCATTTGGAATTACACCTGGCGCCCGCCCAAGCGCGGCAAATTCCAGGTCGTCGTCCGGGCCACCGACGTCAAGGGCCGGCTGCAAATCGCCGAGATCGCCCGCCCCATGCCCGACGGCGCCTCCGGCTACCACACGATCATCGCCGATGTGGAATCCATTGAGACCGCCAAATCCGTCTAG